TTGACCAACATGGTTCCGAAATAATTGGATTTTTCAAGTGCTGCCCGGCAGGCTGCTTCATCCATCTTACCCTTTCTCAATTCTACCATTTTGGCTACCATTTCTTCTAATCCTTCATAATTAAGTGGATCAATTTTTTCAATGCCATCGACGGGCCAGCCAAATTCTTTTGCCAGCTGCGTCTATTTTACCAGGATTGCCAAGAAGGACCGGCGTAAGAACACCTTCATTGTAAAGGCGGCTGGCTGCTTCCAGGATTCTTGGATCAGTGCCTTCGGTAAATACGATTTTTCTTTTTTGAACTTTCAATGCGGCAACCATATTTTCGAACATATTCATTTCCTCCTCTGGTTATTTGATACTTATTTTATCAAGTATAAACCAAATCACATGAATAAATCAATAACGTTTCCCTAACTGCCCAAAACTTATCAATATAATCTCTCATACCGTTGGTTTCATTTGCCTTCCTTTGGAATGCTTACTGTAAAACAACTGCCCTGCTCTTTTACGCTCTCCGCCGTCACAGTTCCATCATGGGCGGCGACAATGGACTTAACAATAGCAAGACCGATTCCGGCGCCTCCGAATTTCCGGTTCCTGGATTTGTCGGTTCTGTAAAAGCGCTCAAAGATTAACGGCAACTCCGCTTCAGGAATTCCAATTCCCGTGTCCTTTACCTTAACAATCCCCCACCGGTCCGTTTCATATACTTTAATCTCTATAGCTCCGCCCTCCGGCGTGTATTTGACGGCATTGGAAAGCAGATTGGCCACGACCTGGCTGAATCTGTTTTTATCCGCTTCAGCAAAGACCGGACTGCCCTCTATGGAAAGAGATAAGTTCTTCTTGCTGATTTCTCCCTCCATCGTATCTGACACCGTTTGTACAATCTCCAGCAAATCGATCCGGGTTTTATTTAAGACCAGGTTTTCACTCTCTATCTTCGCCAGCTGCCCCAAATCCTCAACCAGCGTTCCAAGACGCATTACCTCCTCATGGCAGCTTTTCAGCCGTTCAGGGGTTGCATCCCATAAACCTTCGATCATGGCTTCCAAATGGGAACTCAAGGCAGTCAGCGGTGTACGCAGTTCATGAGCCACATCTGCAGTCATCTGTTTGCGCAGTCCTTCCTGTGTTTTAAGGGCATCGGAGAGATGATTGATTGCGTCTGCAAGATCATCAAGCTCCCGTATCCTTGTACCTGGCTCGAACCGGATGTCATAGTTGCCTTTAGATATTTGTTTGGCAATATAAGCCGTTTTTTGTGACTGGACGGGATATTCTTCGGGCAAGGAGACACCCTACCACCACTGAGCAGGCGCTGGACAAGATTCCTATGACAAGAAGGACTGTATTCATGACATTGATAAAATTGAAATCAGCCTCATTCATAAAGAACGGACCGTAATACTTAATAGAGACTGCTCCCACCTTTTTCCCATTCTGATCAATTTCAAAGGTGTGGTCCACAAAGCCGCCCTCAGTGCCCCTCTCTTCCATACGCGCTGATATCTCATTCATAATCTGACCGCATAGGCTCATGTCATGGTTTTCCGCATCCCATACCATGTTTCCTCCTGCGTCGTACAGTTTCACGATATACCCGTCATACAAGGCATTCATGCCGATGGCATGAAC
This genomic stretch from Lacrimispora sphenoides harbors:
- a CDS encoding HAMP domain-containing sensor histidine kinase, giving the protein MPEEYPVQSQKTAYIAKQISKGNYDIRFEPGTRIRELDDLADAINHLSDALKTQEGLRKQMTADVAHELRTPLTALSSHLEAMIEGLWDATPERLKSCHEEVMRLGTLVEDLGQLAKIESENLVLNKTRIDLLEIVQTVSDTMEGEISKKNLSLSIEGSPVFAEADKNRFSQVVANLLSNAVKYTPEGGAIEIKVYETDRWGIVKVKDTGIGIPEAELPLIFERFYRTDKSRNRKFGGAGIGLAIVKSIVAAHDGTVTAESVKEQGSCFTVSIPKEGK